From Caminibacter mediatlanticus TB-2, the proteins below share one genomic window:
- a CDS encoding type I restriction endonuclease subunit R — protein MYKPIAKTNNFIILDKFEKYDYVKEQNTGYQSEKALEDELIKDLINQGYIYRDDIKNYESLLKNVREKIEKLNDIKFSDSEWERFLKEYLDNLSDGVIEKTRKVHNDYIYDFVFDSGVIKNIYLFDKKNISKNSVEVIRQFTQKGDYLNRYDVTILVNGLPLVHIELKRRGVSIKEAFNQIDRYKRESFFNKNSLFKYIQIFVISNGTDTRYFANTTKREKNSFDFTINWATADNKPIKDLKDFTTTFFEKRTLLEVIFKYSVFDVNNTLLIMRPYQIAATERILWKIKSSYENKKYSSVEGGGYIWHTTGSGKTLTSFKTAQLATKLDFIDKVFFVVDRKDLDYQTMKEYQRFSPDSVNGSENTAGLKRNILKQDNKIIVTTIQKLNNLLKSEKDLEIYKKDVVFIFDEAHRSQFGEAQKNLKKRFKKYYQFGFTGTPIFPENALGSQTTASVFGAMLHSYVITDAIRDEKVLKFKVDYNNVKPKFKNIETEQDLEKLSKFETKEALLHLERIKEIASYILENFDKKTHRKYGQKNFNAIFAVSSVDAAKIYYETFKKLQENSPNPLKIATIFSYKQNEESAIGEIEDESFEVNALNSTAKEFLAKAINDYNKMFKTNFKVDGNSFQNYYRDLSKRVKDVEIDLLIVVGMFLTGFDAIRLNTLFVDKNLRYHGLIQAYSRTNRIYNKTKAFGNIVTFRDLEQATIDAIKLFGDKNTKNIILEKSYEEYLKGFEDSLTKEKKRGFVEIIEELKTKFPNPVEIEKENEKKEFVKLFSEYLKIENILQNFDEYYAMKELQHINNKNEVEKIKEKYHLDDETFEKIKDIKLLDDRIVQDYLSTYHDIREWIKVRKENEKEEKTEINWDNVVFEVDLLKSQEINLDYILELIFEKNKITKNKDELVNEIKKVIRASVGHRAKEDLIVRFINDFDLDEFKTPADIIEEFFKFAKNEMEKEKEKIIKEENLKTEIVNKYLRVSLKRGYASENGTELNDMLPKMSPLNPNYLNKKRAVFEKLAKLVEKFRGV, from the coding sequence ATTTAAGTGATGGGGTGATTGAAAAAACAAGAAAAGTTCATAATGATTATATTTACGATTTTGTTTTTGATAGTGGAGTAATAAAAAACATATATCTTTTTGATAAAAAAAATATTTCAAAAAACTCAGTTGAGGTTATTAGACAATTTACACAAAAAGGGGATTATCTAAATAGATATGATGTGACTATTTTAGTAAATGGTTTGCCTCTTGTGCATATAGAATTAAAAAGAAGAGGTGTTTCAATAAAAGAAGCCTTTAACCAAATAGATAGATATAAAAGAGAAAGTTTTTTTAATAAAAATTCACTTTTTAAATATATTCAAATATTTGTAATCTCAAACGGAACGGATACAAGATATTTTGCAAATACAACAAAAAGAGAAAAAAATAGCTTTGATTTTACGATAAACTGGGCAACTGCTGATAATAAACCTATAAAAGATTTAAAGGACTTTACAACAACTTTTTTTGAAAAACGCACACTTCTTGAAGTAATTTTTAAATACTCTGTCTTTGATGTTAATAATACTTTGCTTATAATGAGACCTTATCAAATAGCAGCAACTGAGAGGATTTTATGGAAGATTAAAAGCTCATACGAAAATAAAAAATATTCATCAGTTGAAGGTGGCGGATATATTTGGCATACAACAGGAAGCGGTAAAACTCTCACAAGTTTTAAAACTGCTCAGCTTGCTACAAAGCTTGATTTTATTGATAAAGTGTTTTTTGTAGTAGATAGAAAAGATTTAGATTATCAAACAATGAAAGAATATCAAAGGTTTAGCCCTGATAGTGTAAATGGTAGCGAAAATACAGCTGGGCTTAAAAGAAATATTTTAAAGCAAGATAATAAAATAATAGTAACTACTATTCAAAAATTAAATAACCTTCTAAAAAGCGAAAAAGATTTAGAAATTTATAAAAAAGATGTTGTGTTTATATTTGATGAAGCACATCGCAGTCAATTTGGAGAGGCTCAAAAAAATCTAAAAAAGAGATTTAAAAAGTATTATCAGTTTGGATTTACAGGCACTCCAATTTTTCCTGAAAATGCACTTGGTTCTCAAACAACTGCAAGTGTATTTGGTGCTATGCTTCACTCGTATGTAATAACTGATGCGATAAGAGATGAGAAGGTATTAAAATTTAAGGTTGATTATAATAATGTAAAACCAAAATTTAAAAATATAGAAACCGAGCAAGATTTGGAAAAACTCTCTAAATTTGAAACAAAAGAAGCACTTTTGCATCTTGAAAGAATTAAAGAAATAGCTTCTTATATTTTAGAAAATTTTGATAAAAAAACTCATAGAAAATATGGGCAAAAAAATTTTAATGCAATATTTGCTGTAAGTAGTGTAGATGCGGCAAAGATTTATTATGAAACATTTAAGAAATTGCAAGAAAATTCTCCTAATCCTTTAAAAATAGCAACCATTTTTTCATATAAACAAAATGAAGAGTCCGCAATTGGTGAGATTGAAGATGAAAGTTTTGAAGTAAATGCACTTAATTCAACAGCAAAAGAGTTTTTAGCTAAGGCTATAAATGATTATAATAAAATGTTTAAAACAAACTTTAAAGTTGATGGTAATTCATTTCAAAATTATTATAGAGATTTATCAAAAAGAGTAAAAGATGTTGAGATTGATTTATTAATTGTTGTTGGTATGTTTTTAACTGGATTTGATGCAATAAGGCTTAATACTTTGTTTGTTGATAAAAATCTTCGTTATCACGGACTTATTCAAGCATATTCAAGAACAAATAGAATCTATAACAAAACAAAAGCTTTTGGAAATATAGTAACTTTTAGAGACCTCGAACAAGCTACAATAGATGCAATAAAACTATTTGGTGATAAAAATACTAAAAATATTATTTTAGAAAAAAGCTATGAAGAGTATTTAAAAGGTTTTGAGGATAGTTTAACAAAAGAGAAAAAAAGAGGTTTTGTTGAAATTATTGAAGAATTAAAAACAAAATTTCCAAATCCAGTTGAAATAGAAAAAGAAAATGAAAAAAAAGAGTTTGTAAAACTATTTAGTGAATATTTAAAAATTGAAAATATTTTGCAAAATTTTGATGAATATTATGCAATGAAAGAGTTGCAACATATTAATAATAAAAATGAAGTTGAAAAAATTAAAGAAAAATATCATTTAGATGATGAAACATTTGAAAAGATTAAAGATATTAAACTTCTTGATGATAGGATAGTTCAAGATTATCTATCAACTTATCACGATATAAGAGAATGGATAAAGGTAAGAAAAGAAAATGAAAAAGAAGAGAAAACAGAAATAAATTGGGATAATGTTGTTTTTGAAGTTGACTTGTTAAAATCGCAAGAAATAAATTTGGATTATATATTAGAGTTAATTTTTGAAAAAAATAAAATTACTAAAAATAAAGATGAATTAGTTAATGAAATAAAAAAAGTTATTAGAGCAAGTGTAGGTCATAGAGCAAAAGAGGATTTGATTGTAAGATTTATAAATGATTTTGATTTAGATGAGTTTAAAACTCCTGCTGATATTATTGAAGAATTTTTTAAGTTTGCAAAAAATGAAATGGAAAAAGAAAAAGAAAAAATTATAAAAGAAGAAAATTTAAAAACAGAGATTGTTAATAAATATTTAAGAGTATCTTTAAAAAGAGGCTATGCAAGTGAAAATGGAACAGAACTTAATGATATGCTTCCTAAAATGAGTCCTCTAAATCCAAATTATTTAAATAAAAAAAGAGCTGTGTTTGAAAAATTAGCAAAACTTGTTGAAAAATTTAGAGGAGTATAG
- a CDS encoding molybdopterin oxidoreductase family protein yields MTKTICSYCGVGCGFEVEGKVKGDKTHPSNEGLICKKGSLEDKVVNNRILKPLFRENKEDEFREISYEEAIKIVANKIKNTSPQKIGFYLSGQLLNEDYYIANKLAKGFIKTNNVDTNSRTCMASAVVGYKKVIGSDYVPLTMEDALNCDLYILAGSNIAEAHIVFFNRVKKAKKKGLKVVVIDPRFTKTAEIADLYIDINVGGDIYLFLAMQRKFLDDGMIDFEFLRKKAEFSEDFFENLRQIDIDEYLKKAGVSKDKFEKLIELWKSNQNIVGSWTMGLNQSSEGVEKNIAFINLFLLTGKMFKNLNGPLSLTGQPNAMGGREVGGLATTLAVHLDYTPENVKKVEEFWGTTAIPTKIGLTADEMVKKGNLECLIVAHTDPVYHLPNRHETEKAFRDIDLVVELNAYKGSETSKFANLIIPVAPWGEKEGTQTNLDRVITLQKPFREKQAKQDWEVFADIGKALGFSGFDFSSSKEVFNEYKEMTRLSPDMNIYECDYDELENKPFRWGKNLDSAIGGKAKLIWIDKQNRSLIPDSEYPFLLITTRLANHWHSMTKTAQVIKDEVDFVEMNEEDMKSLGIDEGDVIEIVSKFSIISLKAKKSKIKKGVVAIPMHLKGINYLTNNILDPISKEPDYNHTPVRINIL; encoded by the coding sequence ATGACAAAAACAATATGCAGTTATTGTGGTGTTGGGTGTGGGTTTGAGGTTGAAGGAAAAGTTAAAGGGGATAAAACTCATCCATCAAATGAGGGGCTAATTTGTAAAAAGGGAAGTTTAGAAGATAAAGTTGTAAATAATAGAATTTTAAAGCCACTTTTTAGAGAAAACAAAGAAGATGAATTTAGAGAAATAAGTTATGAAGAAGCAATTAAGATAGTAGCTAATAAAATAAAAAACACTTCTCCACAAAAAATAGGCTTTTATCTCTCAGGGCAATTACTTAATGAAGATTACTACATTGCAAATAAACTTGCAAAAGGATTTATTAAAACAAATAATGTTGATACAAATTCACGAACTTGCATGGCAAGTGCGGTTGTTGGGTATAAAAAGGTAATAGGAAGCGATTATGTGCCTTTAACTATGGAAGATGCTTTGAATTGTGACCTTTATATTTTAGCTGGAAGTAATATTGCTGAGGCTCATATTGTCTTTTTTAATAGGGTAAAAAAAGCTAAAAAAAAGGGACTTAAAGTTGTAGTAATTGACCCACGATTTACAAAAACAGCTGAAATTGCAGATTTGTATATTGATATTAATGTTGGAGGGGATATTTATCTGTTTCTTGCAATGCAACGCAAATTTTTAGATGATGGAATGATTGATTTTGAATTTTTAAGAAAAAAGGCTGAGTTTAGTGAAGATTTTTTTGAAAATTTAAGACAAATTGATATTGATGAATATTTAAAAAAAGCAGGAGTTAGCAAAGATAAATTTGAAAAGTTGATTGAACTTTGGAAGAGTAATCAAAATATTGTTGGTAGTTGGACTATGGGGCTTAATCAAAGTAGTGAAGGGGTTGAGAAAAATATTGCTTTTATAAATCTTTTTTTACTAACTGGCAAAATGTTTAAGAATCTAAATGGACCATTATCTCTGACAGGTCAGCCAAATGCCATGGGTGGAAGAGAAGTTGGAGGACTTGCTACAACTCTTGCAGTGCATCTTGATTACACACCTGAGAATGTTAAAAAAGTAGAAGAGTTTTGGGGCACAACAGCAATTCCAACTAAAATAGGACTAACTGCTGATGAAATGGTAAAAAAAGGTAATTTAGAGTGTTTGATTGTAGCTCATACAGACCCTGTTTATCATCTGCCAAATAGACATGAAACTGAAAAGGCTTTTAGAGATATTGATTTAGTAGTAGAACTTAATGCTTACAAGGGGAGTGAAACAAGTAAATTTGCAAATTTAATAATTCCAGTAGCTCCTTGGGGAGAAAAAGAAGGAACTCAAACAAATCTTGATAGGGTAATAACTCTTCAAAAGCCTTTTAGAGAAAAACAAGCAAAACAAGACTGGGAAGTTTTTGCTGATATAGGAAAGGCTCTTGGATTTAGTGGATTTGATTTTTCTTCAAGTAAAGAAGTATTTAATGAGTATAAAGAGATGACAAGGCTTAGTCCTGATATGAATATTTATGAGTGTGATTATGATGAATTAGAAAATAAGCCATTTAGATGGGGGAAAAATTTAGATAGTGCAATAGGAGGTAAAGCAAAACTTATTTGGATTGATAAACAAAATAGAAGTTTAATACCTGATAGTGAATATCCATTTTTACTTATAACTACACGACTTGCAAATCATTGGCACTCTATGACAAAAACTGCACAAGTTATAAAAGATGAGGTAGATTTTGTAGAGATGAATGAGGAGGATATGAAGAGTTTAGGAATAGATGAAGGTGATGTTATTGAAATAGTGTCAAAATTTAGTATAATTTCACTTAAAGCAAAAAAATCTAAAATAAAAAAAGGTGTGGTAGCTATACCTATGCATTTAAAAGGGATTAATTACTTAACAAATAATATTTTAGATCCAATAAGTAAAGAACCAGACTATAACCATACACCAGTAAGAATAAACATTCTATAA